GTAACATTGATGGCATTTACTCACTACTTTGACATAATTAAAGGTAGAAATGCTGAAAACTTGATTGCGTTGAAGGTTCCATGTCAGATTAGAGACAATGAGTAGGGTGGAAGTATAGATACTGTTTAGCTTGTTTTATAGAAGATATGATTATTCAAGAGATCTTCTACTGTTTACTTGCATGGTTGCAAAAGATGTGAGAAGTCTTCAACAAGACAGCTAGGTAGATTTGGTTTTGTAAGCCTTAGGATGTTGATGGGTTTTGATTGGGGAATTGAAAGGTTAAGCACGAGGGATCTTGATTGTaaacagagagaaaagagaTGTGGGTTCTtaataaatatggtttttttaaaaaaattgaggtgacgaaatggaaaatatatatatatatatatatatatatatatatatatatatatatatatatatatatatatatgttggacATTTATAACAGTTGTGTTGATGAGATTGAATTGGCCACGAGGcaatttttaagttcaaatattttaaaaatccgTATCCTCTTCCAATTGTAAAGAATTTAGaagttcattaattaatttattttctattcctttctcatttaaaacaatataaaattcaatatattttattgtgacAATTGAAAGCTTAATTTGAGGATTGattcaaattcaatattttatgatcaaaattaattatatacttCATTCAACgcaacctgaatttttttaaaaaataatgcatccCAAACTTACCAAACCAATGTAATAACTAGAATCATTGGACCGTTTGGGTTAAATCCTCATCTTAATTAGATCAAAGTGCAATATCTTGTTTATTGCATGGACAAACATTTacacaaaacattttttttctaattcaagtGCTTATTGATATTCTAATTTGGATTTGATAAACtaacttgaattatttttttaatttattttttagcatgaaattaattgagtattaagatttattttctttttagtttttatgagGTTACGATGGTTTTATAGTTCGAGTCGCGAGTTATGatgatttttagttaattatttttttaattttatctttcaatattatgtttatcaggaattaggctttataatttgttttaatttacattaggttatcctgatctcatgattCAGATGAGTTTGATCGGTTGACTCGGGtggttttttatgttctttttttaattgagtttttttttaaaaaaatttcacccTTAAACATTatgttaattgagaattgagcttcataagtTGTttcgatttactttctatgagattatcataatctcataaccacggttaacctgagttgactcgacttttttttagttgaattttatttttaatttcatcattaaattttgagttgattgggaaattaggtttgataaattttttgaattttttactataatgttattatagtctcatgacttggataacaaatttaaaagattaacctGAATCGATTTAatatactattattttattatttttttaaaaaatattatcttgtttttctttcaagttaAACTATAGTTTTATTGGTTAtcctattgtttttttaactttctgaATTAATcagattgtttgattttttaattaaaaaacattttaacaaaaatttttacatccaaaacaaatttgatttgaaatttacCGTTGCACGGATAATAATATAGGTTCTTTTGTAATTCAAAAGTTCTCAGTACGAAGTACAATGGCAGATCAAATGCAAAATCATTAATGTGGATTTGTTTGTATCGTTTTTATCACCAaccaattaaaacaattttaaaaaatcaaaaaataattttaaataaaaataaaacaaaatattaaaaaaaggcatAATGTCAACTGCGTTATCTAACACTAACGCAGACAAAACATTGATTTTCTCACTCAAATCTCGTGAAAACTTTTCAGAAGACAAGACACGATCCCCGATAAATTACCGGTATAACCAACttcaattatcatatttttatcccCATTTCCTTCGACCTTTCTTTTCCCTGTTTTGGACCCATCCAGAGCTTAGCTATTGAAACAAAATTTGATCATTGGGAACTGACTTTAATCACTGTAAGTTAACTATTCtatcttttgttaatttttagtgctcatttgatttgatttcttaGAAGTTAAAAAGATTGGTTCTTTTTGTACGATGTAAgtgcttatttatttatttgaattgaatGAGAAGTTCAAGATTGACtggtatgttattttttttttcattttgcattTTTGGGGTTTCATGTGATTTCCCTTTGGCTAAAGTGATCTGGGTTTCGCTTATCTGAAGGGgttgtttctttgtttgttatttgatgCATCCAGTAATCTCTGATTGATTAAATTGTGGATACTTATTTATCTTTTGTGAATCATTAAACAGTGAAAACTGAATTGGCAAGATGTTCTATTGAGAATTGGGTTGTATGTGAGAGGTTCTTTGTTTTGATGATGCCAAAATGATGCTTTCGAAAGCTGAGTCTAGaaatggtgatggtgatggaaGTTCGAATAGTGGTCAACTGCTGAGAGACATTGAGGCAATAAGCAAAGCCCTATACTTGCATAAAACCCCACAAAAGGCTTTGATTTCCCCATCCAGTGCTCGATCTAAATCAGTTGAGAAACCCCGCTTATCAGAATCAAAATCGAGTCTGAACCCACAAAGTTTTAATGAAACTGTGTCATATAAGGACAAGAAATCATCATCAGCATGGAATTGGAAGAAGCCCTTGAAAGCTTTAGCCCACATTGGTCGTCAAAAGttcaatatttgtttctttctcCACGTGCATTCTATTGAAGGGTTACCCCCGAGTTTTAATGGTATGAATTTGTCTGTGCATTGGAAGAGGAAGGATGTGGTTTTGCAGACATGTGCAGCAAAGGTTTTGAAGGGAATTGCTGAATTTGATGAGACTTTGATGCATAAATGTTCCGTATATGGTTCAAGAAGTGGGCCCTATCATGCAGCAAAGTATGAAATGAAGCTTTTCTTGATTTATGCATCCATAATTGGGGCTCCAGGCATTGACATGGGGAAACAGTGGGTAGATCTGACACTGTTGTTGCCATTGAATTCGGAGGAACTGGAGGGGGAGAAAAGTACTGATAAATGGACTACAAGCTATAAGCTTGAGGGCAAGGCTAAGGGTGCTACTCTAAATGTTAGCTTTGGTTTCTCGGTATTGAGAGACAATTTTGTTGAATCAAGAAGTAATATGAGTGTCTCTGACCTTCTAAATTTAGTGCATGATAGGCCTGCAGTGGATCCCGAAACAGGTATTGGGCACACTAACAGTAATGGAATGCTTCGGCGACTTGAAAGTGTTCCTAGTGATTTAAATCGTCGGCCTCCTCTCTCTTCTCAATCTGTTGATGCGAAGAGTTACCATGATGTTTCATCAAATTTGGGATTGGAACTCTCCAAGTCAATAAATTTTCTATATGAAAAACTCGATGAGGTGAACTGGCAGAATTCAGAAAAACTTGACGCATTATCTGGCCAGATGCAGCAACTCAAACCAAAGTTTCACTTGGATTTTGAGCTTGATGAAGCTGACCGTGGAAATGAGTGTGATATTGAGTTTACTGTTGTTGAGCAGGGGATAGAAACATCTGAAATGGAACAAATGGAACAAATGGAACCAGAACAAGATGATGTTCAGACTACTGATGGTTCTGCAATTGAAACCATTGACTTGGATGAAATAATCAAGGATGATGATATAGCCCCTGATGAAGAGACAAAGTTCCATTCGGAGGGAAATATTTTCCATGGACATGTAGATGAGGTTTTAATGGATGACTGCAAACATGAAGAGAATAGTGCAAGTAGGAAAGGATCAATTATGGAAGATCTGGAATCAGCTTTTAATAACCAGCTCATTTCAGAATCTGAGAAGTTGGAATCCCAGCTTGCTATGAACAAGTTTCTAGAGAATGAAAACTTCATGGAAACTAAATCAAATTACAAGGCTAATAAATTGGCAAAGAAATCGCCGAGCCTGGATGAATTTACCACATCTGTTGcaagtgattttttaaatatgctgGGAATTGAGCATAGTCCATTTGGTCTGAGTTCAGATAGTGAACCTGAGTCTCCTAGAGAGCGCTTGTTAAGAGAGTTTGAAAAAGAAGCCATAGCTTCCGGCAGCTTCATCATAGATTTTGATGGAAACAGAGAGCATGAAGAATTGGGTTGCATTGCTCAGGCTGGGTCTAGTTATGAGGACCTTTCTGATGATCTTGATTTATCTCTGGTTATTCAGGCTGCTGAGCAGGAGCATTGGAGAGCAAGTCAGTTGCTAAGTGGAAGAAGGAAGGTGAAGGTGCTTGAAGACTTGGAGACAGAAGCTTTAATGAGAGAATGGGGCTTAGATGAGGGGGCCTTTCAGAATTCTCCACGTTATTGCTCTGATGGATTTGGGAGTCCAATTGAGCTTCTTCCTGAGAAACAAGTTGAATTACCTCCACTTGGAGATGGCTTTGGACCCTTTATCCATACCAATGATGGAGGTTGTCTGCGGTCTATGAATCCTTCTCTTTTcagaaattctaaaaatgcaGGGAGCTTAGTTATGCAAGTTTCTTGTCCTGTAGTGCTACCCGCAGAATTAGGTTCTGATATTATGGAGATATTACAGTAT
The Populus nigra chromosome 3, ddPopNigr1.1, whole genome shotgun sequence genome window above contains:
- the LOC133689749 gene encoding protein PLASTID MOVEMENT IMPAIRED 1-RELATED 2, whose translation is MMLSKAESRNGDGDGSSNSGQLLRDIEAISKALYLHKTPQKALISPSSARSKSVEKPRLSESKSSLNPQSFNETVSYKDKKSSSAWNWKKPLKALAHIGRQKFNICFFLHVHSIEGLPPSFNGMNLSVHWKRKDVVLQTCAAKVLKGIAEFDETLMHKCSVYGSRSGPYHAAKYEMKLFLIYASIIGAPGIDMGKQWVDLTLLLPLNSEELEGEKSTDKWTTSYKLEGKAKGATLNVSFGFSVLRDNFVESRSNMSVSDLLNLVHDRPAVDPETGIGHTNSNGMLRRLESVPSDLNRRPPLSSQSVDAKSYHDVSSNLGLELSKSINFLYEKLDEVNWQNSEKLDALSGQMQQLKPKFHLDFELDEADRGNECDIEFTVVEQGIETSEMEQMEQMEPEQDDVQTTDGSAIETIDLDEIIKDDDIAPDEETKFHSEGNIFHGHVDEVLMDDCKHEENSASRKGSIMEDLESAFNNQLISESEKLESQLAMNKFLENENFMETKSNYKANKLAKKSPSLDEFTTSVASDFLNMLGIEHSPFGLSSDSEPESPRERLLREFEKEAIASGSFIIDFDGNREHEELGCIAQAGSSYEDLSDDLDLSLVIQAAEQEHWRASQLLSGRRKVKVLEDLETEALMREWGLDEGAFQNSPRYCSDGFGSPIELLPEKQVELPPLGDGFGPFIHTNDGGCLRSMNPSLFRNSKNAGSLVMQVSCPVVLPAELGSDIMEILQYLASVGITKLSLLTNKLMPLEDITGKILQQIAEDITERKAPLCRESLFGKDLFNRRKEIEGVCSHQFFNNIKSSLIGSEVDWEYVSLEDLAPLAMKKIDAMSIEGLRIQSGMSEEAAPSSISPQSPGKMLAFEGKDVNLVGFLSLGGAELHHLDAEDADSGADGLLSLSITLEEWLRLDAGIISEEDEVDEHTIRILAAHRAKCIDFNGRFTGDINWGTASGGKHGLLGNNLTIALKILLRDPLRNFEPVGAPMLALIQVERTSIHPMSKVYGSVLERSRNEEDDHEWIQYEKNGCLWFKITEVHVSGLNAEPGKTQHWATKTQQQSGTRWLVASGMSKSYKQPFSKSKAIVLAYPQLIRKVEAGDILWSISSQAKDTVTSWKELAGFVPHVRNPNVIFPG